One genomic region from Microcella humidisoli encodes:
- a CDS encoding helix-turn-helix domain-containing protein: MVLVRQEIGEVLRDVRLQKGRTLRQVASRASVALGYLSEVERGQKEASSEILASVAEALDTPISVIMREVGDRLAVIEGLSTVPDTLPDELVAQFDADLAMR; encoded by the coding sequence ATGGTTCTGGTTCGACAGGAAATCGGTGAGGTCCTCCGCGACGTGCGTCTGCAGAAGGGCCGCACGTTGCGACAGGTGGCGAGCCGCGCGAGTGTGGCGCTCGGGTACCTGAGCGAGGTCGAGCGGGGGCAGAAGGAGGCGTCGAGCGAGATTCTCGCCTCGGTCGCCGAAGCCCTCGACACCCCGATCTCGGTCATCATGCGCGAGGTGGGCGACCGCCTTGCCGTGATCGAGGGTCTCAGCACCGTTCCCGACACGCTGCCCGACGAGCTCGTCGCGCAGTTCGACGCCGACCTGGCGATGCGCTGA
- a CDS encoding DUF3046 domain-containing protein codes for MTRSEFLRAIADEFGDAYGRSLVRDLVLSPLGERTADEALTAGVAPREVWLALCAAMDVPRERWYGAGRPEPKRG; via the coding sequence GTGACCCGCAGCGAGTTTCTGCGTGCCATCGCTGACGAGTTCGGCGATGCCTACGGTCGCAGCCTGGTGCGCGATCTCGTGCTGTCGCCGCTCGGCGAGCGCACGGCCGATGAGGCGCTGACGGCGGGCGTCGCGCCGCGTGAGGTCTGGCTGGCGTTGTGCGCGGCGATGGATGTTCCGCGCGAGCGCTGGTACGGCGCGGGGCGCCCCGAGCCCAAGCGCGGCTAG
- the recA gene encoding recombinase RecA, which yields MPSAADREKALETALAQIDRQFGKGSVMRLGSDDRAPVAVIPTGSIALDVALGIGGLPRGRIIEIYGPESSGKTTLTLHAIANVQKAGGIAAFIDAEHALDPDYAQKLGVDIDQLLVSQPDTGEQALEIADMLVRSGSIDLVVIDSVAALVPRAEIEGEMGDSHVGLQARLMSQALRKLTGGLNSTQTSMIFINQLREKIGVFFGSPETTAGGKALKFYASVRLDIRRIETLKDGTEAVGNRTRVKVVKNKMAPPFKQAEFDILYGVGISREGSLIDFGVEHEIVRKSGAWYTYEGDQLGQGKENARNFLLENPAMAAEIEAKILAKLGIGAKLAAVEPVAPVEKAPSKASAKAASVATAAAPAAPSTEQPELRAAAGA from the coding sequence ATGCCCTCTGCAGCAGACCGCGAGAAAGCCCTCGAGACGGCCCTCGCCCAGATCGACCGACAGTTCGGCAAGGGCAGCGTCATGCGCCTGGGCTCCGACGACCGCGCTCCCGTGGCGGTGATCCCGACCGGCTCGATCGCCCTCGACGTCGCTCTCGGCATCGGCGGGCTCCCGCGCGGCCGCATCATCGAGATCTACGGCCCCGAGTCCTCGGGCAAGACGACGCTCACGCTCCACGCCATCGCGAACGTCCAGAAGGCCGGCGGCATCGCGGCCTTCATCGACGCCGAGCACGCCCTCGACCCCGACTACGCGCAGAAGCTCGGCGTGGACATCGACCAGTTGCTCGTCTCCCAGCCCGACACGGGTGAGCAGGCGCTCGAGATCGCCGACATGCTCGTGCGCTCGGGCTCGATCGACCTCGTCGTCATCGACTCGGTCGCGGCGCTCGTGCCGCGCGCCGAGATCGAGGGCGAGATGGGCGACAGCCACGTCGGTCTGCAGGCGCGCCTCATGTCGCAGGCGCTCCGCAAGCTCACGGGCGGGCTCAACAGCACGCAGACCTCGATGATCTTCATCAACCAGCTGCGCGAGAAGATCGGCGTGTTCTTCGGCAGCCCCGAGACCACCGCAGGTGGCAAGGCCCTCAAGTTCTATGCCTCGGTGCGCCTCGATATCCGCCGCATCGAGACCTTGAAAGACGGCACCGAGGCGGTCGGCAACCGCACGCGCGTCAAGGTCGTGAAGAACAAGATGGCCCCGCCGTTCAAGCAGGCCGAGTTCGACATCCTCTACGGCGTCGGCATCTCGCGCGAGGGCAGCCTCATCGACTTCGGCGTCGAGCACGAGATCGTGCGCAAGTCGGGCGCCTGGTACACCTACGAGGGCGACCAGCTCGGCCAGGGCAAAGAGAACGCTCGCAACTTCCTGCTCGAGAACCCGGCTATGGCGGCCGAGATCGAGGCGAAGATCCTCGCCAAGCTCGGCATCGGCGCGAAGCTCGCCGCGGTCGAGCCGGTTGCTCCGGTCGAGAAGGCGCCCAGCAAGGCATCGGCCAAGGCCGCCTCCGTGGCCACCGCTGCCGCTCCTGCCGCACCGAGCACCGAGCAGCCCGAGCTGCGCGCGGCGGCGGGCGCCTGA
- a CDS encoding regulatory protein RecX: MPASRGPGQSADGVDEPQSGAIAPVTFLPGAREAQAERDAADAAESAASHEADARRAENVTMHALTRRGQSRAEVADLLRRREIDPHVAEAELDRLESVGLIDDRALAADLVDRLRTRKKLGDSALRSELMRRKLDRSAIDEALAGGVDDDANDDLVFELARDRARRLGGLDRSTAERRLVDFLARKGHSGSAVREAARRALDDRDDELAGDASGAPARLATVHRVEFR; the protein is encoded by the coding sequence ATGCCCGCTTCGCGCGGCCCCGGGCAGAGCGCTGACGGCGTCGACGAGCCGCAGAGCGGTGCGATCGCCCCGGTCACGTTCCTGCCCGGGGCGCGCGAAGCCCAGGCCGAGCGTGATGCGGCCGACGCCGCGGAGTCGGCCGCGAGTCACGAGGCCGACGCTCGTCGCGCCGAGAACGTCACCATGCACGCGCTCACCCGTCGCGGGCAGTCGCGCGCCGAGGTGGCCGACCTGTTGCGTCGACGCGAGATCGATCCGCATGTTGCGGAAGCCGAGCTCGACCGGCTCGAATCCGTCGGTCTCATCGACGACCGGGCGCTGGCGGCCGATCTCGTCGACCGCTTGCGCACGCGCAAGAAGCTCGGCGACTCGGCCCTGCGGTCCGAGCTCATGCGACGCAAGCTCGACCGCTCGGCGATCGACGAGGCTCTCGCCGGTGGTGTAGACGACGACGCGAACGACGACCTCGTGTTCGAGCTCGCTCGTGATCGGGCGCGGCGGCTGGGCGGTCTCGATCGATCCACCGCCGAGCGGCGGCTCGTCGACTTCCTCGCCCGCAAAGGCCATTCGGGCAGCGCGGTGCGCGAAGCCGCTCGGCGAGCCCTCGACGACCGCGACGACGAGCTCGCGGGCGACGCGAGTGGGGCCCCCGCGCGGCTCGCCACCGTGCACCGCGTCGAGTTCCGCTAG
- the miaB gene encoding tRNA (N6-isopentenyl adenosine(37)-C2)-methylthiotransferase MiaB yields the protein MSTAVTEPLAPSTADRRRTYEVRTFGCQMNVHDSERLSGSLEAAGYVRAQSGQADIVVINTCAVRENADNKLYGTLGHLASIKRERGGDLQIAVGGCLAQKDTTTILERAPYVDVVFGTHNMGSLPVLLERARHNGEAQLEILESLEVFPSTLPTRRESTSSGWVSISVGCNNTCTFCIVPALRGKEKDRRPGDILAEIQALVDDGAIEVTLLGQNVNSYGVEFGDRLAFGKLLRAAGRIEGLERLRFTSPHPAAFTDDVIDAMAETPAVMPQLHMPLQSGSDRILKAMRRSYRSDRFLGILDRVRDRIPHAAISTDIIVGFPGETEEDFADTLRVVEQARFASAFTFQYSIRPGTPAATMSDQVPKAIVQERYERLTALQDAISAAENQRQVGREVEVLITAGEGKKDAETERISGRAADSRLVHLAVPDGSERPRPGDIVTTTITHAASFHLIADHDAPLRIRRTRAGDAWDRAQAESCAVPAPAAADGGRAVLLGLPTLRTRAAEGAPAAR from the coding sequence ATGAGCACCGCCGTCACCGAGCCTCTCGCGCCCTCGACCGCCGACCGACGGCGTACCTACGAGGTGCGCACCTTCGGCTGCCAGATGAACGTGCACGACTCCGAGCGCTTGAGCGGTTCGCTCGAGGCCGCGGGCTACGTGCGCGCCCAGAGCGGCCAGGCCGACATCGTCGTCATCAACACCTGCGCTGTGCGCGAGAATGCCGACAACAAGCTCTACGGCACGCTCGGCCACCTGGCGAGCATCAAGCGCGAGCGCGGCGGCGACCTGCAGATCGCCGTCGGAGGGTGCCTCGCGCAGAAAGACACCACGACCATCCTCGAGCGGGCGCCCTACGTCGATGTCGTCTTCGGCACGCACAACATGGGCTCCCTCCCCGTGCTGCTCGAGCGCGCTCGCCACAACGGCGAGGCCCAGCTCGAGATCCTCGAATCGCTCGAGGTGTTCCCCTCCACCCTCCCGACCCGGCGCGAGTCGACATCGAGCGGGTGGGTGAGCATCTCGGTCGGATGCAACAACACCTGCACGTTCTGCATCGTGCCCGCCCTGCGCGGCAAGGAGAAGGATCGCCGCCCGGGCGACATCCTCGCCGAGATCCAGGCGCTCGTCGACGACGGCGCCATCGAGGTCACGCTGCTGGGGCAGAACGTCAACTCCTACGGCGTCGAGTTCGGCGACCGCCTCGCCTTCGGCAAGCTGCTGAGGGCTGCAGGACGCATCGAGGGGCTCGAGCGCCTGCGGTTCACGAGTCCGCATCCCGCAGCGTTCACCGACGATGTCATCGATGCGATGGCCGAAACCCCCGCCGTCATGCCGCAGCTGCACATGCCCTTGCAGTCGGGCTCCGACCGCATCCTCAAGGCCATGCGGCGCTCGTACCGCAGCGACCGCTTCCTGGGCATCCTCGATCGCGTGCGCGACCGCATCCCGCACGCCGCCATCTCGACCGACATCATCGTCGGCTTCCCCGGCGAGACCGAGGAGGACTTCGCCGACACGCTTCGCGTCGTCGAGCAGGCGCGGTTCGCGAGCGCGTTCACGTTCCAGTACTCGATCCGCCCCGGCACGCCCGCGGCGACCATGTCCGACCAGGTTCCGAAGGCCATCGTGCAAGAACGATACGAGCGGCTCACCGCCCTTCAAGACGCCATCAGCGCGGCCGAGAACCAGCGCCAGGTCGGGCGCGAGGTCGAGGTGCTCATCACCGCGGGCGAGGGCAAGAAAGATGCGGAGACCGAGCGCATCTCGGGTCGTGCCGCCGACAGCAGGCTCGTGCACCTCGCCGTGCCCGACGGCAGCGAGCGGCCGCGCCCGGGCGACATCGTGACGACGACCATCACGCACGCGGCGTCGTTTCACCTCATCGCCGACCACGATGCACCGCTCCGTATCCGTCGCACTCGGGCGGGCGATGCGTGGGACCGTGCGCAGGCGGAGAGCTGCGCGGTGCCCGCTCCGGCGGCGGCGGACGGCGGGCGGGCGGTCTTGCTCGGCCTCCCGACCTTGCGCACGCGGGCCGCCGAGGGCGCGCCCGCGGCTCGGTGA
- the miaA gene encoding tRNA (adenosine(37)-N6)-dimethylallyltransferase MiaA, with protein MIVALVGATGTGKSALSLALAQHWAARGIAAEVVNADAMQLYRGMDIGTAKLPAAERTAVPHHLIDVLDVTDEASVARYQHDARAAIEGILARGAVPILVGGSGLYLAAVLTDFRFPGTDPERRAHWESELAQRGPGALHAVLVERDPVAAAAIGPHNGRRIVRALEVGDLTGEPFSAGLAARERPWRPYRQFGLDLDRATLVARLDERVRGMWRDGLLDEVRGLLPLGLERGVTASRAIGYAQAIAQLHGELDEAEAIAQTQSLTRRYARRQVGWFRRDASIETLDAAADDLAAQVDHRVADLLAASMGG; from the coding sequence GTGATCGTCGCGCTCGTCGGCGCGACCGGCACCGGCAAGAGCGCGCTCTCGCTCGCGCTCGCGCAGCACTGGGCCGCGCGGGGGATCGCCGCCGAGGTCGTCAACGCTGACGCGATGCAGCTCTACCGCGGGATGGACATCGGCACCGCGAAGCTGCCCGCCGCCGAGCGCACGGCAGTGCCGCACCACCTCATCGACGTGCTCGACGTGACGGACGAGGCGAGCGTCGCCCGCTACCAGCACGATGCGCGCGCGGCGATCGAGGGCATTCTCGCCCGCGGAGCGGTGCCGATCCTCGTCGGGGGTTCGGGACTGTACCTGGCGGCCGTGCTCACCGACTTCCGGTTCCCCGGCACCGACCCGGAGCGGCGCGCGCACTGGGAGTCCGAGCTCGCGCAGCGGGGGCCCGGTGCGCTCCATGCGGTGCTGGTCGAGCGCGATCCCGTGGCGGCTGCCGCCATTGGGCCGCACAACGGCCGCCGCATCGTGCGGGCGCTCGAGGTCGGCGACCTCACCGGAGAGCCGTTCAGCGCGGGCCTCGCCGCGCGCGAGCGGCCCTGGCGCCCCTACCGCCAGTTCGGGCTCGACCTCGACCGCGCGACCCTCGTCGCCCGGCTCGACGAGCGCGTGCGCGGCATGTGGCGCGACGGACTGCTCGACGAGGTGCGGGGGCTCCTGCCGCTCGGGCTCGAGCGCGGCGTCACGGCGAGCCGTGCCATCGGCTACGCGCAGGCGATCGCGCAGCTGCACGGCGAGCTCGACGAGGCCGAGGCGATCGCGCAGACGCAGTCGCTCACGCGCCGCTACGCCCGCCGGCAGGTCGGCTGGTTCCGTCGCGACGCCTCGATCGAGACCCTGGATGCCGCTGCCGACGATCTCGCGGCCCAGGTCGACCACCGGGTCGCCGATCTGCTCGCGGCTAGCATGGGCGGGTGA
- the dapF gene encoding diaminopimelate epimerase, whose protein sequence is MTTLRFTKGHGTGNDFVLVSDPEGEIDLSPVQRAGLADRRFGVGGDGVIRAVRSHRIPEGRELLEDAPDAEWFMDYSNADGSLSEMCGNGIRVFVRFLVEQGHIELAPGASVAIGTRAGVIDVHRIAEGFAADLGRWRLDGGEPLVRARDLPVARPGLGINVGNPHVVVALASDDELEALDLSTAPVLDPPPAAGANVEFVVPADPLVVDGIGRIRMRVHERGSGETLSCGTGAVAAALAVRYWAGSAAPNEWRVTVPGGVLGVRMFAAEDGERVALSGPAELVFEGELTL, encoded by the coding sequence GTGACGACGCTGCGATTCACCAAGGGCCACGGCACCGGCAACGACTTCGTGCTGGTCTCCGACCCCGAGGGCGAGATCGATCTCTCGCCGGTGCAGCGGGCGGGCCTCGCCGACCGCCGGTTCGGCGTCGGGGGAGACGGTGTCATTCGCGCCGTGCGCTCGCACCGCATCCCGGAGGGGCGAGAGCTGCTGGAGGACGCGCCGGATGCCGAGTGGTTCATGGACTACTCGAACGCCGACGGCAGCCTTTCCGAGATGTGCGGCAACGGCATCCGCGTGTTCGTGCGATTCCTCGTCGAGCAGGGCCACATCGAGCTCGCGCCTGGAGCATCGGTCGCGATCGGCACACGGGCGGGTGTGATCGACGTGCACCGCATCGCCGAGGGATTCGCGGCCGACCTGGGCCGGTGGCGCCTCGACGGCGGCGAGCCGCTCGTGCGGGCGCGCGACCTTCCCGTCGCCCGCCCCGGTCTCGGCATCAACGTCGGCAACCCGCACGTCGTCGTCGCGCTCGCGAGTGACGACGAGCTCGAGGCGCTCGACCTCTCGACCGCGCCCGTGCTCGATCCGCCGCCCGCCGCGGGGGCCAACGTCGAGTTCGTCGTCCCCGCCGATCCGCTCGTCGTGGACGGCATCGGGCGCATCAGGATGCGGGTGCACGAGCGGGGGAGCGGCGAGACGCTCTCGTGCGGCACGGGAGCAGTCGCCGCGGCACTCGCCGTGCGCTATTGGGCGGGTTCCGCGGCCCCGAACGAATGGCGCGTGACGGTGCCGGGCGGCGTGCTCGGAGTGCGCATGTTCGCGGCAGAAGACGGCGAGCGCGTCGCGCTCTCCGGCCCCGCTGAGCTCGTCTTCGAGGGTGAGCTCACGCTCTAG
- a CDS encoding class I SAM-dependent methyltransferase — MAADHYFTAQPSGAFVAKPLTVTLAGRPVELQTAGGVFSPGGLDVGTQVLLSHVPPPPPSGDLLDLGCGWGPIALTLALESPHATVWAVDVNERALELTRRNAAALGLDNVRAATPDEVPDDVRFMTIWSNPPIRVGKNELHGMLDRWLPRLRESADAWLVVARNLGSDSLQRWMEARYQGELAVSRAATNKGFRVLRVRNRSGLTGPITTVGAPRV, encoded by the coding sequence ATGGCCGCCGACCACTACTTCACCGCCCAGCCGAGCGGGGCGTTCGTGGCCAAGCCGCTCACGGTCACCCTCGCGGGGCGCCCGGTCGAGCTGCAGACGGCGGGGGGCGTGTTCAGCCCGGGCGGGCTCGATGTCGGAACCCAGGTGCTGCTCTCGCACGTTCCCCCTCCCCCGCCGAGCGGCGACCTGCTCGATCTCGGATGCGGGTGGGGGCCGATCGCGCTCACGCTCGCGCTGGAGTCGCCGCACGCGACCGTCTGGGCCGTCGATGTCAACGAGCGCGCGCTCGAGCTGACGCGCCGCAATGCCGCCGCGCTCGGGCTCGACAACGTACGGGCGGCGACGCCGGACGAGGTTCCCGACGACGTGCGGTTCATGACGATCTGGTCGAACCCGCCCATCAGGGTCGGCAAGAACGAGCTGCACGGCATGCTCGACCGCTGGCTGCCGCGGCTGCGCGAGAGCGCCGATGCCTGGCTCGTCGTGGCGCGCAACCTCGGCAGCGATTCGCTGCAGCGCTGGATGGAGGCGCGCTACCAGGGCGAGCTCGCCGTGTCGCGCGCGGCCACCAACAAGGGGTTTCGCGTGCTGCGCGTGCGCAACCGCTCGGGACTGACCGGGCCGATCACGACGGTCGGAGCGCCGCGGGTCTAG
- the hflX gene encoding GTPase HflX — protein MTDHDPLDPIDAPSDGAGPDAGADAVARVLANAESRARSVTLHGAAALQEDASYSSDRDGEQFDREDRAALRRVRGLSTELEDVTEVEYRQLRLENVVLIGIYAQGDLDDAENSLRELAALAETAGAVVLDGLLQRRPHPDPSTFLGKGKAAELALVVKELGADTVIADTELAPSQRRALEDVVKVKVIDRTAVILDIFSQHAKSREGKAQVELAQLEYLLPRLRGWGESMSRQAGGQVGAGGAGMGSRGPGETKIELDRRRINTRMAKLRRQIKGFAPARAAKRANRDRYAVPSVAIAGYTNAGKSSLLNRITRAGVLVENALFATLDPTVRKSTTPDGRPYTIADTVGFVRNLPHQLVEAFRSTLEEVAESDVILHVVDGAHPDPAAQLATVRDVIGDVGARELPELIAVNKSDLLGDDARLLLRGLVPDAVFVSAKTGEGIDELQRRIAELLPNPEVELTVILPYDRGDLVSLLHERGRIIETSYVESGTRVHAFATPEVATLVEPFAVAEAL, from the coding sequence ATGACCGACCACGACCCTCTCGACCCGATCGACGCTCCGAGCGATGGTGCCGGCCCCGATGCGGGGGCGGATGCGGTGGCGCGCGTCCTCGCGAACGCCGAGTCGCGCGCGCGCTCGGTGACGCTGCACGGCGCGGCGGCCCTGCAGGAGGACGCGAGCTACTCCTCCGATCGCGACGGCGAGCAGTTCGACCGGGAAGACCGCGCCGCGCTGCGCCGTGTGCGGGGTCTCTCGACCGAGCTCGAGGACGTCACCGAGGTCGAGTACCGCCAGCTGCGGCTCGAGAACGTCGTGCTCATCGGCATCTACGCGCAGGGTGACCTCGACGACGCCGAGAACTCGCTGCGCGAGCTCGCGGCCCTCGCCGAGACGGCGGGAGCCGTGGTGCTCGACGGGCTGCTGCAGCGGCGCCCGCATCCCGACCCCAGCACGTTCCTCGGCAAGGGCAAGGCCGCCGAGCTCGCCCTCGTCGTGAAGGAGCTCGGGGCCGACACCGTCATCGCCGACACCGAGCTCGCGCCGAGCCAGCGCCGAGCGCTCGAAGACGTCGTCAAGGTGAAGGTCATCGACCGCACTGCGGTCATCCTCGACATCTTCAGCCAGCACGCCAAGAGCCGCGAGGGCAAGGCGCAGGTCGAGCTCGCGCAGCTCGAGTACCTGCTGCCGCGGCTGCGCGGCTGGGGCGAATCGATGTCGCGCCAGGCCGGTGGCCAGGTGGGCGCGGGAGGTGCGGGCATGGGAAGCCGCGGACCGGGTGAGACGAAGATCGAGCTCGACCGCCGCCGCATCAACACGCGCATGGCGAAGTTGCGGCGCCAGATCAAGGGCTTCGCGCCCGCGCGGGCCGCGAAGCGCGCCAACCGCGACCGTTACGCCGTGCCGAGTGTCGCGATCGCCGGCTACACCAACGCAGGCAAGTCGAGCCTGCTCAACCGCATCACGCGCGCGGGCGTGCTCGTCGAGAACGCGCTGTTCGCCACGCTCGACCCGACCGTGCGCAAGTCGACGACGCCGGACGGCCGTCCGTACACGATCGCCGACACCGTGGGCTTCGTGCGCAACCTGCCGCACCAGCTCGTCGAAGCCTTCCGATCGACGCTCGAGGAGGTCGCCGAGTCCGACGTGATCCTGCACGTCGTCGATGGCGCGCATCCCGACCCTGCGGCGCAGTTGGCGACCGTCCGCGACGTCATCGGCGACGTCGGGGCGCGCGAGCTGCCCGAGCTCATCGCCGTCAACAAGAGCGATCTGCTCGGTGACGACGCGCGGCTGCTGCTGCGCGGGCTCGTGCCCGATGCCGTGTTCGTCTCGGCGAAGACGGGCGAGGGCATCGACGAGCTGCAGCGGCGCATCGCCGAGCTGCTGCCGAACCCCGAGGTCGAGCTGACCGTCATCCTGCCGTACGACCGCGGCGACCTCGTGTCACTGCTGCACGAGCGCGGGCGCATCATCGAGACGAGCTACGTCGAGTCGGGGACGCGCGTGCACGCGTTCGCGACGCCCGAGGTCGCGACGCTCGTCGAGCCGTTCGCGGTCGCCGAAGCGCTGTAA
- the lexA gene encoding transcriptional repressor LexA: MAEDQKDSPIEGAPEAVGGTRRRTTLSDKQREILGVIQASVARRGYPPSMREIAEAVGLASLSSVSHQLGQLELSGYLRRDPNRPRALEVLIDLEPDPAHAVDSDALPGPSVGDAAMVPLVGRIAAGIPITADQMVEEVVPLPRQLVGKGELFMLTVVGDSMIDAAICDGDWVVVRQQNTAENGEIVAAMLDNEATVKVFKQRDGHTWLLPQNSAYEPILGDHATVLGKVVAVLRSV; encoded by the coding sequence ATGGCTGAGGATCAGAAGGACTCGCCGATCGAGGGCGCGCCCGAGGCCGTGGGCGGCACTCGCCGGCGCACGACCCTGAGTGACAAGCAGCGCGAGATCCTCGGCGTGATCCAGGCCTCGGTCGCCCGGCGCGGGTATCCGCCGAGCATGCGGGAGATCGCGGAGGCCGTCGGCCTCGCCTCCCTCTCGAGCGTCTCGCACCAGCTCGGGCAGCTCGAGTTGAGCGGCTACCTGCGTCGCGACCCGAACCGGCCGCGGGCCCTCGAAGTGCTCATCGACCTCGAGCCCGACCCGGCGCACGCGGTCGACTCCGACGCGCTGCCCGGCCCCTCGGTCGGCGACGCCGCCATGGTGCCGCTCGTCGGGCGGATCGCCGCGGGCATCCCGATCACCGCCGATCAGATGGTCGAAGAGGTCGTGCCGCTCCCCCGGCAGCTCGTCGGGAAGGGCGAGCTCTTCATGTTGACGGTCGTCGGCGACTCGATGATCGACGCCGCGATCTGCGACGGCGACTGGGTCGTCGTGCGGCAGCAGAACACGGCGGAGAACGGCGAGATCGTCGCCGCCATGCTCGACAACGAGGCGACCGTCAAGGTCTTCAAGCAGCGCGACGGCCACACCTGGCTGCTGCCGCAGAACTCGGCCTACGAGCCGATCCTCGGCGACCACGCCACCGTGCTCGGCAAGGTCGTGGCGGTGCTGCGCTCGGTCTGA
- a CDS encoding LysM peptidoglycan-binding domain-containing protein, whose product MSAITYGTAVRTAPVVTTRLRLTRRGRAVIAALVSLPLVIALVSMTLNGGGATATSGDVVVATVTVEAGESLWSVAAAIAPEASTADVVADLIAVNDLSSAELLPGQVLIVPARYAD is encoded by the coding sequence ATGAGCGCCATCACCTACGGCACCGCCGTCCGCACCGCTCCCGTCGTCACGACCCGCCTGCGGCTCACGCGTCGCGGTCGTGCGGTCATCGCGGCGCTCGTCTCGCTGCCGCTCGTGATCGCCCTCGTCTCGATGACCCTCAACGGCGGGGGCGCCACGGCGACCTCGGGCGACGTCGTCGTCGCGACCGTCACGGTCGAGGCGGGCGAGTCGCTCTGGTCGGTCGCTGCCGCGATCGCGCCCGAGGCTTCGACGGCCGACGTCGTCGCCGACCTGATCGCCGTGAACGACCTGTCGAGCGCCGAGCTGCTGCCCGGCCAGGTGCTCATCGTGCCTGCGCGCTACGCCGACTGA
- a CDS encoding histidinol-phosphate transaminase: MTSLADLPIRDDLRGQTPYGAPQKAVRIALNVNENTHPVPVEIIAHVAAAVERELHAVNRYPDREFTLLREHLAAYLSSSGGGAAAPVLPEQVWAANGSNEVIQHILQAFGGPGRRVLGFPPTYSMHSIIAASTGTEWVAGDRDAGFALSPETAVAAVRRTDPDIVFLCAPNNPTGTPLGLDTIAAVYEASRGIVMVDEAYAEFMPEGQPDALSLLPGRERLVVSRTMSKAFAFAGARLGYLAADPAVIDALRLVRLPYHLSGLTQAAAVAALEHAPTMLRTVGAIREQRDRLLVELTRLGYDPHDSWANFVLFGGVADPHATFEHLLAHDILIRDVGLPNHLRVTAGTPAETTEFLDVLARMNQ, translated from the coding sequence GTGACGAGCCTCGCCGACCTGCCGATCCGTGACGACTTGCGGGGCCAGACACCGTATGGCGCGCCGCAGAAGGCGGTGCGCATCGCGCTCAACGTCAACGAGAACACCCACCCGGTTCCGGTCGAGATCATCGCGCACGTCGCGGCCGCGGTCGAGCGAGAGCTCCACGCGGTCAACCGGTACCCCGACCGCGAGTTCACGCTGCTGCGCGAGCACCTCGCCGCCTATCTGAGCAGCAGTGGTGGAGGCGCGGCCGCCCCCGTGCTGCCCGAGCAGGTGTGGGCCGCGAACGGCTCGAACGAGGTCATCCAGCACATCCTGCAGGCCTTCGGCGGGCCGGGTCGCCGCGTGCTCGGGTTCCCGCCGACCTACTCGATGCACTCGATCATCGCGGCCAGCACGGGAACCGAGTGGGTCGCGGGCGACCGCGACGCCGGCTTCGCCCTCAGCCCCGAGACCGCGGTCGCGGCCGTGCGGCGAACCGACCCCGACATCGTCTTCCTGTGCGCGCCCAACAATCCCACGGGCACCCCGCTCGGGCTCGACACGATCGCGGCGGTCTACGAAGCGAGTCGCGGCATCGTCATGGTCGACGAGGCCTACGCCGAGTTCATGCCGGAGGGGCAGCCCGACGCGCTGAGCCTGCTGCCCGGCCGCGAGCGCCTCGTCGTCTCGCGAACGATGAGCAAGGCCTTCGCGTTCGCGGGCGCCCGTCTGGGCTACCTCGCCGCCGACCCTGCTGTCATCGACGCGCTGCGGCTCGTGCGCCTGCCCTACCACCTCTCGGGTCTCACGCAGGCCGCCGCGGTCGCGGCGCTCGAGCACGCGCCGACGATGCTGCGCACGGTCGGCGCGATCCGCGAGCAGCGTGATCGACTGCTCGTCGAGCTCACCCGACTCGGGTACGACCCGCACGACAGTTGGGCGAACTTCGTGCTCTTCGGCGGTGTGGCCGACCCGCACGCGACATTCGAGCACCTGCTCGCGCATGACATCCTCATCCGCGACGTGGGGCTGCCGAACCACTTGCGGGTGACGGCGGGCACCCCCGCTGAGACCACGGAGTTCCTCGACGTGCTCGCTAGGATGAACCAGTGA